Proteins from a single region of Orcinus orca chromosome 20, mOrcOrc1.1, whole genome shotgun sequence:
- the PIEZO1 gene encoding piezo-type mechanosensitive ion channel component 1 isoform X5 — translation MEPHVLGAVLYWLLLPFVLLAACLFRINALSLVYLLFLLLLPWFPGPSGHSIPGHTGRLLRALLGFSLLFLAAHLTFQICLHTVPHLDQLLGPSCSTWDTVSRHIGVTRLDLQDVPNAIRLVAPDLGVLAASSLCLGVCGRRTRTARRSQRAQEPDHDNGGVDTGSLVGLQEAPALTHKRRSWLAARFRITAHWLLVAAGRTLAVVLLALAGIAHPSAFSSVYFLLFLTVCTWWACHFPISPLGFSALCVTVGCFGAGHLLCLYCYQTPLAQSMLPPASIWARVFGLKDFVPPPNCSSPNALVLNTSHEWPVYVSPGILLLLCYTVTSLLKLQARWPADRGKEAAGGDMELEVELTEVEQRPQGQAGAPATREEEATQHTMPVPPDREDNCIVHDLTGHSPVQQRPAHPRLTGPKETSPLHGLGHLIMDQSYVCALIAMMVWSITYHSWLTFVLLLWACLIWTVRSRHQMAMLCSPFILLYGLALCSLRYVWAMDLRPELPTALGPVSLRQLGLEHTRYPCLDLGAMLLCTLTFWLLLRQFVKEKLLKRARDPVALMEVTVAAAEPTQTRTLLRSLGELVRGVYAKYWVYVCGGMFIMVSFAGRLVVYKIVYMLLFLLCLTLFQVYYSLWRKLLKAFWWLVVAYTMLVLVAVYTFQFQDFPAYWRNLTGLTDEQLGDLGLEQFSVSELFSSILVPGFFLLACILQLHYFHRPFMQLTDPEHRPPPSARTLRWAHRQDTVSGTPLLQQEEEEAAPRDEGLGVAGPHQAIQVPEASKWGLVAERLLDLAAGFSDVLTRAQVLTRRLLELHVFKMVALYTVWVALNEVSVLNFLLVVLWAFALPYPRFRPMASCLATVWTCIIIVCKMLYQLKVVSPHEYASNCTEPFPNSTNLQKTEIHESLLYRGPIDPANWFGVRKGFPNLGYIQSHLQILLLLVFEAVVYRCQDYHRRRRQLAPLPAQAVCADGTRQQLDRDLPSCLKYFVNFFFYKFGLEICFLMAVNVIGQRMNFMVILHGCWLVAVLTRRRREAIARLWPSYCLFLALFLLYQYLLCLGIPPALCIDYPWRWSRAIPMNSALIRWLYLPDFFSAPNATNLINDVLLLLCASQQWQVFLAERTEEWQHVAGINTDDLELLQGEPNPVPNFIHCRSYLDMLKVAVFRYLFWLVLVVVFVTGATRVSIFGLGYLLACFYLLLFGTSLQQKDTRTRLVLWDCLILYNVTVIVSKNMLSLLSCVFVEQMQSSFCWVIQLFSLVCTVKGYYNPKEMLGRDQDCLLPVEEAGVLWDSVCFLFLLLQRRVFLSYYFLHVRAELRATALQASRGFGLYNAANLKTIELHRRAEEKSLAQLKRQMERIRAKQEKHRQSRARRGHPQGSLDPSQESGPGSARGSSPRPQWWRSWLDHATVIHSGDYFLFESDSEEEEEVQPEDAQQSAQSAFQMAYQAWVTNAQMVLHQQRQEQAGPLPTGGDPSQEAELAEGLEDEVAGRSHVMQRVLSTMQFLWVLGQALVDELTRWLHDFTRHHRATSDVLRAERYLLTQELLRGGEVRRDVLDQLYASEAEMIRDALSTPSSGLGAEEPQSSVTEDISSPLSASCNTQSSGEEMVTEPRASLHGSRELPTSGRARMRTASELLLDRCLHIPELEEAERFAAGQGRVLRLLEAVYQCVAAHSELLCYFVIILNHMVTASAASLMLPVLVFLWAMLSIPRPSKRFWMTAIIFTEVTVVAKYLFQFGFFPWNSYAVLRRYENKPYFPPRILGLEKSDSYIQYDLPQLMVLFFHRAQLLCYGLWDHDEDPVPKERDRGGGKDKAAEEEPALLGPQGEPGVARAPTEDDIPVEAKDGSPEPRDERRVSLRLRKRKKESTGPRGREATESEDDKEVGAEAAAAESEERQSRHCTRARALGLQLQSFCLSLARSVYWPVRRFFHDILHTKYRAATDVYALMFLADVVDFVIIMFGFWAFGKHSAATAITSSLSDDQVPEAFLVMLLIQFGTMVVDRALYLRKTVLGKLAFQVVLVLAVHLWMFFILPAVTERMFSQNAVAQLWYFVKCIYFALSAYQIRCGYPTRILGNFLTKKYNHLNLFLFQGFRLVPFLVELRAVMDWVWTDTTLSLSNWMCVEDIYANIFIIKCSREMEKKYPQPKGQKKKKVVKYGMGGLIILFLVAIIWFPLLFMSLVRSVVGVVNQPTDVTVTLKLGGYEVSGPCPGDELALLWLLVAWGGGSRSATSPCLRRQPLFTMSAQQPSIVPFTHQAYEELSKQFDPHPLAMQFISQYSPEDIVTAQIEGSSGALWRISPPSRAQMKRELYNGTADITLRFTWNFQRDLAKGGTVEYTNEKHTLGLAPNSTARRQLASLLEGTSDQSVVIPHLFPKYIRAPNGPEANPVKQLQPNEEADYLGVRIQLRRERVGSGAAGFLEWWVIELQDCQADCNLLPMVIFSDKVSPPSLGFLAGYGIMGLYVSIVLVIGKFVRGFFSEISHSIMFEELPCVDRILKLCQDIFLVRETRELELEEELYAKLIFLYRSPETLIAWTRDKD, via the exons CCTGCCTCTTCCGCATCAACGCGCTCTCGCTGGTCTACCTGCTGTTTCTGCTCCTGCTGCCCTGGTTCCCGGGCCCCTCCGGGCACAGCATCCCAG GTCACACCGGCCGCCTCCTGCGAGCCCTGCTGGGTTTCAGCCTCCTCTTCCTGGCAGCCCACCTCACCTTCCAGATATGCCTGCACACCGTGCCCCACCTGGACCAGCTTCTGGGGCCGAGCT GCAGCACCTGGGACACCGTCTCCCGACACATTGGGGTCACGAG GCTGGACCTGCAGGACGTGCCGAACGCCATCCGCCTGGTGGCCCCCGACCTGGGTGTCCTGGCGGCCTCCTCCCTGTGCCTTGGCGTCTGCGGGCGCCGTACGCGGACGGCCCGGCGGAGCCAGCGCGCCCAGGAGCCG GACCATGATAATGGGGGCGTGGACACCGGCTCCCTGGTGGGGCTGCAGGAAGCCCCTGCACTGACCCACAAGCGGAGATCTTGGCTGGCCGCCCGGTTCCGGATCACAGCGCACTGGCTGCTGGTGGCCGCTGGGCGGACTCTGGCCGTAGTGCTCCTCGCGCTGGCAG GCATCGCCCACCCGTCAGCCTTCTCCAGCGTCTACTTCCTGCTGTTCCTGACCGTCTGCACCTGGTGGGCCTGCCACTTTCCCATCAGCCCCCTGGGCTTCAGCGCACTCTGCGTCACGGTGGGCTGCTTTGGCGCCGGCCATCTCCTCTGCCTCTACTGCTACCAGACGCCCCTCGCCCAGTCCATGCTCCCGCCTGCCAGCATCTGGGCCAG GGTGTTCGGGCTCAAGGACTTCGTGCCCCCCCCCAACTGCTCCAGCCCCAACGCGCTGGTCCTCAACACCAGCCATGAATGGCCCGTGTACGTGAGCCCCGGCATCCTGCTGCTGCTCTGCTACACCGTGACCTCGCTCCTGAAGCTGCAAGCGCGCTGGCCCGCGGACCGG GGGAAGGAGGCGGCCGGGGGCGACATGGAGCTGGAGGTGGAGCTGACCGAGGTGGAGCAGCGGCCCCAGGGCCAGGCCGGGGCTCCAGCCACCAGGGAGGAGGAGGCCACGCAG CACACGATGCCTGTGCCGCCGGACCGTGAGGACAACTGCATCGTGCACGACCTCACGGGCCACAGCCCTGTCCAGCAGCGGCCCG CGCACCCCAGGCTGACTGGGCCTAAGGAGACGTCTCCGTTGCACGGCCTGGGCCACCTCATCATGGACCAGAGCTACGTATGTGCCCTCATTGCCATGATG GTGTGGAGCATCACCTACCACAGCTGGCTGACCTTCGtgctgctgctctgggcctgtcTCATCTGGACCGTGCGTAGCCGCCACCAGATGGCCATGCTCTGCTCGCCTTTCATATTGCTCTACGGGCTGGCGCTCTGCAGCCTGCGCTACGTGTGGGCCATGGACCTGCGGCCCGAGCTGCCCACCGCCCTGGGCCCCGTCAGCCTGCGCCAGCTGGGACTGGAGCACACCCGCTACCCCTGCCTGGACCTGGGTGCCATG ctgcTGTGCACCCTCACCTTCTGGCTTCTGCTGCGCCAGTTTGTGAAGGAGAAGCTGCTGAAGAGGGCGCGGGACCCCGTGGCGCTGATGGAGGTCACTGTGGCCGCCGCAG AGCCCACCCAGACGCGGACGCTGCTGCGGAGCCTGGGGGAGCTGGTCAGGGGCGTGTACGCCAAGTACTGGGTCTACGTGTGCGGTGGCATGTTCATCATGGTCAGCTTCGCCGGCCGCCTTGTCGTGTACAAGATCGTCTACATGCTGCTCTTCCTGCTCTGCCTCACCCTCTTCCAG GTCTACTACAGCCTGTGGCGGAAGCTGCTCAAGGCGTTCTGGTGGCTGGTGGTGGCCTACACCATGCTGGTGCTGGTGGCCGTCTACACCTTCCAGTTCCAGGACTTCCCCGCCTACTGGCGCAACCTGACCGGCCTCACGGATGAGCA GCTGGGGGACCTGGGCCTGGAGCAGTTCAGCGTGTCCGAGCTCTTCTCTAGCATCCTGGTCCCGGGCTTCTTCCTGCTCGCCTGTATCCTGCAGCTGCACTACTTCCACAGGCCCTTTATGCAGCTCACCGACCCCGAGCACCGCCCCCCGCCCAGCGCCCGCACCCTGCGCTGGGCTCACAG GCAGGACACGGTGAGCGGGACCCCCCTGCTGCagcaagaggaagaggaggcggCACCCAGAGACGAGGGGCTGGGCGTGGCCGGCCCCCACCAGGCCATACAGGTCCCGGAGG ccaGCAAGTGGGGCCTGGTGGCTGAGCGGCTCCTGGACCTGGCCGCCGGCTTCTCGGATGTCCTCACCCGCGCGCAAGTGCTCACGCGGCGTCTGCTAGAGCTGCACGTCTTCAAGATGGTGGCCTTGTACACCGTGTGGGTGGCCCTGAATGAG GTGTCGGTGCTGAACTTCCTGCTGGTCGTGCTGTGGGCCTTCGCCCTGCCTTACCCCCGCTTCCGGCCCATGGCCTCCTGCCTGGCCACCGTGTGGACCTGTATCATCATCGTGTGCAAGATGCTGTACCAGCTCAAGGTCGTCAGCCCCCACGAGTACGCCAGCAACTGCACCGAG ccctttccCAACAGCACGAACCTGCAGAAGACGGAGATCCACGAGTCCTTGCTGTACCGCGGACCCATCGACCCCGCCAACTGGTTCGGGGTGCGGAAGGGCTTCCCGAACCTGGGCTACATCCAA AGCCACCTGCAgatcctgctgctgctggtgttCGAGGCCGTGGTGTACCGCTGCCAGGACTACCACCGCCGCCGGCGCCAGCTGGCCCCGCTGCCGGCCCAGGCTGTCTGCGCCGATGGTACCCGCCAGCAGCTGGACCGCGACCTGCCCAGCTGCCTCAAGTACTTCGTCAACTTCTTCTTCTACAAGTTCGGGCTGGAG ATCTGCTTCCTGATGGCCGTGAACGTGATTGGACAGCGCATGAACTTCATGGTCATCCTGCATGGCTGCTGGCTGGTGGCCGTCCTCACCCGCCGGCGCCGTGAGGCCATCGCCCGCCTCTGGCCCAGCTACTGCCTCTTCCTGGCACTCTTCCTGCTCTACCAGTACCTGCTGTGCCTGGGCATCCCCCCTGCCCTGTGCATTG ACTACCCGTGGCGCTGGAGCCGTGCTATCCCCATGAACTCTGCCCTGATCAGGTGGCTGTACCTGCCGGACTTCTTCAGTGCCCCCAACGCCACCAACCTCATCA ATGACGTCCTCCTGCTGCTCTGCGCCTCCCAGCAGTGGCAGGTGTTCTTGGCCGAGCGCACGGAGGAGTGGCAGCACGTGGCAGGCATTAACACTGATGACCTGGAGCTGCTGCAGGGGGAGCCCAACCCCGTGCCCAACTTCATCCACTGCAG GTCCTACCTCGACATGCTGAAGGTGGCCGTCTTCCGCTACCTCTTCTggctggtgctggtggtggtgtttGTCACGGGGGCCACACGCGTCAGCATCTTCGGGCTGGGCTACCTGCTGGCCTGCTTCTACCTGCTGCTGTTTGGCACCAGCCTGCAGCAGAAGGACACGCGCACCCGCCTTGTGCTATGGGACTGCCTCATTCTCTACAACGTCACCGTCATCGTCTCCAAGAACATGCTCTCG CTCCTGTCCTGCGTCTTCGTGGAGCAGATGCAGAGCAGCTTCTGCTGGGTCATCCAGCTCTTCAGCCTCGTGTGCACGGTCAAAGGCTACTACAACC CTAAGGAGATGCTGGGCCGCGACCAGGACTGCCTGCTGCCTGTGGAGGAGGCGGGCGTCCTGTGGGACAGCGTCTGCTTCCTATTCCTGCTGCTGCAGCGCCGCGTCTTCCTCAGCTATTACTTCCTGCACGTCCGAGCCGAGCTCCGCGCCACTGCCCTGCAGGCCTCCAG GGGCTTTGGCCTCTACAATGCTGCCAACCTCAAGACCATCGAGCTCCACCGCAGGGCGGAGGAGAAGTCGCTGGCCCAGCTGAAGAGACA GATGGAGCGCATCCGGGCCAAGCAGGAGAAGCACAGGCAGAGCCGGGCCAGGCGCGGCCACCCGCAGGGCTCCCTGGACCCCAGCCAGGAGTCAG GGCCCGGCAGTGCAAGGGGCTCCTCGCCACGGCCACAGTGGTGGCGATCCTGGCTGGACCACGCCACAG TCATCCACTCCGGGGACTACTTCCTGTTCGAGTCGGAcagcgaggaggaggaggaggtgcaGCCCGAGGACGCCCAGCAGTCAGCACAGAGCGCCTTCCAG ATGGCGTACCAGGCGTGGGTGACCAATGCCCAGATGGTGCTGCACCAGCAGCGGCAGGAGCAGGCAGGGCCGCTGCCCACGG GCGGTGACCCCAGCCAGGAGGCAGAGCTGGCAGAGGGCTTGGAGGATGAGGTAGCCG GCCGCAGCCACGTGATGCAGCGAGTGCTGAGCACCATGCAGTTCCTGTGGGTGCTGGGCCAGGCGCTCGTGGACGAGCTGACGCGCTGGCTGCACGACTTCACGCGGCACCACCGCGCCACGAGTGACGTGCTGCGTGCTGAGCGCTACCTGCTCACGCAGGAGCTGCTCCGG GGCGGAGAGGTGCGCCGGGACGTGCTGGACCAGCTGTATGCCAGTGAAGCTGAGATGATCCGTGATGCACTGAGCACCCCGTCCAG CGGGCTGGGGGCGGAGGAGCCACAGAGCAGCGTGACCGAGGACATCAGCAGCCCTCTGAGCGCCAGCTGTAACACCCAGAGCAGCGGCGAGGAGATGGTCACcgagcccagggcttccctgcacGGCTCCCGGGAGCTTCCCACCAGCGGCCGCGCCAGAATGCGCACAGCCAGCGAGCTGCTCCTGGACAG GTGCCTGCACATCCCGGAGCTGGAGGAGGCCGAGCGATTCGCGGCGGGACAGGGCCGCGTGCTGCGGCTGCTGGAGGCCGTGTACCAGTGTGTGGCCGCCCATTCGGAGCTGCTCTGCTACTTCGTCATCATCCTCAACCACATGGTCACCGCCTCGGCCGCCTCCCTGATGCTGCCCGTGCTGGTCTTCCTGTGGGCCATGCTGTCCATCCCACGGCCCAGCAAGCGCTTCTGGATGACGGCCATCATCTTCACCGAG GTCACGGTGGTCGCCAAGTACCTGTTCCAGTTCGGCTTCTTCCCCTGGAACAGCTACGCCGTGCTGCGGCGCTATGAAAACAAGCCCTACTTCCCGCCACGCATCCTGGGCCTGGAGAAGAGCGACAGCTACATCCAGTACGACCTGCCGCAGCTCATGGTGCTCTTCTTCCACCGCGCCCAGCTGCTG TGCTATGGCCTCTGGGATCACGACGAGGACCCTGTCCCGAAGGAGCGTGACAGGGGTGGTGGGAAGGACAAGGCGGCTGAGGAGGAGCCGGCCCTGCTGGGACCCCAGGGGGAGCCAGGGGTGGCCAGGGCCCCCACTGAGGACGACATCCCAGTGGAAGCAAAGGACGGGTCCCCAGAGCCCCGTGACGAGAGGCGCGTCAGCCTGCgtctcaggaagagaaagaaggagagcaCAGGACCCAGAGGACGGGAAGCCACTG AAAGCGAGGACGACAAGGAGGTGGGAGCAGAGGCGGCGGCTGCAGAGAGCGAGGAGAGGCAGAGCCGCCACTGCACAAGAGCGAGGGCCCTGGGGCTCCAGCTGCAGAGCTTCTGCCTGTCCCT GGCCCGGAGCGTGTACTGGCCTGTAAGGCGCTTCTTCCACGACATTCTGCACACTAAGTACCGCGCGGCCACCGACGTCTATGCTCTCATGTTCCTGGCCGACGTCGTCGACTTCGTCATCATCATGTTCGGATTCTGGGCCTTTGGG AAGCACTCGGCGGCCACAGCCATCACGTCCTCCCTGTCAGACGACCAGGTGCCAGAGGCCTTCTTGGTCATGCTGCTGATCCAGTTCGGCACCATGGTCGTCGACCGCGCCCTCTACCTGCGCAAGACCGTGCTGGGCAAGCTGGCCTTCCAGGTGGTCCTGGTGCTGGCCGTGCACCTGTGGATGTTCTTCATCCTGCCCGCCGTCACCGAGCG CATGTTCAGCCAGAACGCGGTGGCCCAGCTGTGGTACTTCGTCAAGTGCATCTACTTCGCCCTGTCCGCCTACCAGATCCGCTGCGGCTACCCCACCCGCATCCTCGGCAACTTCCTCACCAAGAAGTACAACCACCTGAACCTCTTCCTCTTCCAGGG GTTCCGGCTGGTACCATTCCTGGTGGAGCTGCGGGCTGTGATGGACTGGGTATGGACGGACACCACGCTGTCCCTGTCCAACTGGATGTGCGTGGAGGACATCTATGCCAACATCTTCATCATCAAGTGTAGCCGAGAGATGGAAAAG aaataCCCCCAGCCCAAGgggcagaagaagaagaaggtcgTCAAGTACGGCATGGGCGGCCTCATCATCCTGTTCCTCGTGGCCATCATCTGGTTCCCGCTGCTCTTCATGTCCCTCGTGCGGTCCGTGGTCGGCGTCGTCAACCAGCCCACTGACGTCACCGTCACCCTCAAGCTGGGTGGCTACGAGGTGAGCGGCCCCTGCCCGGGAGACGAGCTCGCCCTCCTGTGGCTGCTGGTGGCCTGGGGCGGGGGCTCCCGTAGCGCCACGTCACCGTGTCTCCGCCGCCAGCCCCTGTTCACCATGAGCGCCCAGCAGCCGTCCATCGTGCCCTTCACGCACCAGGCCTACGAGGAGCTGTCCAAGCAGTTTGACCCCCACCCG CTGGCCATGCAGTTCATCAGCCAGTACAGCCCCGAGGACATCGTCACGGCGCAGATCGAGGGGAGCTCCGGGGCCCTTTGGCGCATCAGCCCACCAAGCCGGGCGCAGATGAAACGAGAACTGTACAACGGCACTGCCGACATCACCCTGCGCTTCACCTGGAACTTCCAGAG GGACCTGGCCAAGGGCGGCACGGTGGAGTACACCAACGAGAAGCACACCCTGGGCCTGGCCCCCAACAGCACCGCCCGGAGGCAGCTGGCCAGCCTGCTGGAGGGCACCTCAGACCAGTCCGT GGTCATCCCCCACCTCTTCCCCAAGTACATCCGTGCCCCCAACGGGCCTGAAGCCAACCCCGTGAAGCAGCTGCAGCCCA ACGAGGAGGCCGACTACCTGGGCGTGCGCATCCAGCTGCGCAGGGAGCGCGTGGGCTCGGGGGCGGCTGGCTTCCTCGAGTGGTGGGTCATCGAGCTGCAGGACTGCCAGGCTGACTGCAACCTGCTGCCCATGGTCATCTTCAGCGACAAGGTCAGCCCGCCCAGCCTGGGCTTCCTGGCCGGCTACGG CATCATGGGGCTGTACGTGTCCAT